GAGAAGGCGGACAATGTCATGAAAAGGAAATCTTCCGGCTCGAGGAGATTACTGAAGAGGCGTCCTGGTGCCAACAGAAGGGGAAGGCATATGTACGAGTGTCCTGACTGCGGAAAGAAAGTGCAATCTAATTACAATCTAAGACGTCATATGATGATTCATACAGGTACTAAACTTCAAATAAGATATTCCACTATGTCCACTGATCTCtgtcaatttaatttgctccAGGTGAAAGACCGTTCCCGTGTGATCTATGCGAGCGACGTTTTCGGGAATTTAGCGATCTTAAGAAGCATCGCCGGAGGCACTCACATGATCCTCAGTTCATTTGCATGATCTGTCACTTGCGACCACCTTTGGAGCAGGATTCTACAAGGTGTGCGGACTGTGAAAGCAAAAATCTTATGGTGAAACCTCAACCGGAAGAACTGTGCGATAAAACAGCGGAGGAACATTCGGATGAAATGGAAGAGGATGATGACGAACCAGAAGGCGGGGAACTAGAAGAAGAGAAGCAGCCACAAGTAGAGTCACAACCCAGTTTAATGGTTACTTTAATACCCCCAATTCAATCTCCGCCGGAAAAGGTTCCTCCACATACGCAGCCAAGTCGTCCGCCACTTCctcgcagctgcagcagtgcCAACTCCTCATCTTCCTTGAGCAACGATGGAAATGTATCTGGAAAGTCCATTAGTCGCACTCGCAGATCTTATCCTTGTCCTTTGTGTCATCGTCCCTTCGGAACTCGTCATAATCTTAAACGTCACTATATGATCCATACTGGAGAGAAGCCATTTAGCTGCTCAAAATGCCGGAAACCCTTCAGGGAGTGCTCCACCCTCAAAAAACACATGGTCACTCATGTCAGGGATCGCTGGTACAAGTGCCTGAGGTGTCCCTCCAAATTCAGGGACTATCTGGAGTACTCAGATCACAAGGCCAGTCATCTGGATCAGCTGAGTAGCCGCAAATCGTCCATTTACGAAAGCGACGATGACGGCGAGAGTTCCGTGGAAGATTGTCTAGAATGCTGCGAGTGCCAGCAACGATTCACGGAGTTGGATGCTTATACGGCCCATCTTAAAAAGCACGACTTGGAATTGTACGGAATGAGTATTGATGATGTGGtggacgaggagcaggaggacgTAGATGTGGCATAGAACATGTTTCTAAGCGATAATCAATATAAACTGAGCGGGAATTGTAAATTCTCTGCCTGTCTTTTTAATGCATGAAATGGATTGAAAATCCCTTATTTCATATTAATCATTAAAGCATTCccaattaatatatttatattcatatcttttaaagtattttatatCATTCATATTCTTTTAaagaataatatatttctgaaTTGTAAAATGTTACGACGCGCCATAAGTTAACTCCTTAATGATTTAAAAGCTTTGAGAATTGAATGATGAGCTACAAAAGAGAACTTATAAGTTGTACTTATCTATAATTattatgatatatatttttattaaaaaataaacaagttaaGTGCACAAGAGTCGGTGAAATATACAAAAGCAAGTAATCATTTCATAAAACCTGCCTGGGAGTCGAACAATTACAAAGATTGAGCTAAAATCGATTTAAGTAAACGTtaactacaaaaataaatagtaaaaagAAGTTAAGCGTAGGCAAAAATGACTAAGATTGGGACGCTTGAAGCGGGAGAATCCACGGTGTGGCGATCTTTAGATGTCCAGCAGCACAGGCTTGGTTTCCTTGGCACACTTGAACACCGATCGCATCATCTTTAGGAATCCTGTGTCTTTGGGTTTCTCCAAACCACGCTGCACGCGATTCTTCATCACCGAAATAAACTCCTTGTTGCTGAGTTGGTTGTCATCTAAAACAAGTTTGACAAATTCATTTGTATTATATCTATAGATTCACAATTAAATATCAAACTTACTATTCTCATCAAAGATGGTAAAGACTACATCCACCACATGATCGGAGAGATTGACCATGGCCACCGTTTTGGCCACATGCTGCAATGTTTGTTGATCAATTGAGGCACCAGCAATATGGTAGAAAGTCAAGGCAGTATCCACGTCGTTGATGTTGTTGAGGAAATGGAAGAAATCCAGATAGTCCTGTTTGGAGATACCTTTGCCATGGTCCCTAAATCTCCTCTTAACCCTCTTTAACttcttttgcttcttttttaacGGATATCCAGCATAGGCCAGTAGGAGTTCTGCAAAATCCGCTTCTGTTATGTTCCCCTCATCATTGGGTTCTTTTCTTTCAAATTCGAGAGACAAGATCTCCTTTTGGAGTTGCTCCTGGAAATCCAGGAACTTCTCAATCGTCAGCTTTTCATCCATATTGGGGCCAAAGAAATATGTGATTAAGGCCGAGTTCACACCCTACGAAAACGATTTAAagtaaagcaattaaaattccaaaagAAAGCTATTT
This genomic stretch from Drosophila teissieri strain GT53w chromosome 2L, Prin_Dtei_1.1, whole genome shotgun sequence harbors:
- the LOC122612923 gene encoding zinc finger protein 271, whose translation is MELALNKPSSCVDCCKDCTLLPCCSDSACCDANCDAACGLLPPDPVRYEYQEPEENFISIDDVKIKSFLWQIGQQQREKELEIKRIKEQEKREKREKREKEKREAERRRVEEVIELDEEEAPSPRGLIISAARSLAHWNSSIRRITPDIELIPRQVHTVVAEIELSDSDHDEASEEEEDVNLPSNAVSCVLNEQKQEEIQNENPQELVIVVPSDQEEEEKADNVMKRKSSGSRRLLKRRPGANRRGRHMYECPDCGKKVQSNYNLRRHMMIHTGERPFPCDLCERRFREFSDLKKHRRRHSHDPQFICMICHLRPPLEQDSTRCADCESKNLMVKPQPEELCDKTAEEHSDEMEEDDDEPEGGELEEEKQPQVESQPSLMVTLIPPIQSPPEKVPPHTQPSRPPLPRSCSSANSSSSLSNDGNVSGKSISRTRRSYPCPLCHRPFGTRHNLKRHYMIHTGEKPFSCSKCRKPFRECSTLKKHMVTHVRDRWYKCLRCPSKFRDYLEYSDHKASHLDQLSSRKSSIYESDDDGESSVEDCLECCECQQRFTELDAYTAHLKKHDLELYGMSIDDVVDEEQEDVDVA